In the genome of Mercurialis annua linkage group LG8, ddMerAnnu1.2, whole genome shotgun sequence, the window GAATGGTTAAAATGGTATAATACAAAGTAGATTGTATTGTAACCCatttaatagtaaaattaaGTTGAGAAAATTAGTTGTAGCACTTAATTTTGGAAAATAATTCTAAAACAACGGGCTGATGAAATAAATTTGGGAAAAGTTGAAAATTatctaaattaagaaaaatattctcAAATATACGCGTGTCTCTTATTTATTGGATCAAcacttttaaaatacaattaattgCATTTACACGTGATTGACAAAACATGTTTGAAAAACGCGTAACCCGAGTCtgttctttcttcttttcttcgcAGTCTGTATCTTCTCATCAACTACATAAAAACCATCTTCCTCTCACAAAATTTGCAGCAAACTTtctaaactaaatttttttctatctCGACCGAACTTTTGCGAATTTACTTCTCAATTTTCTTCTGGCAGCGATAGAATCACGTCTAGCCACTGCTCACGGCTCGCCACCACTTATTTAGCAGCGTTTTTGTTCTTCTACTCAAAAGTAACGGTGGTGTAAGGGAAaggactaaaatgaaaaaaggaTGGCGGTGGTGGTGGGAGTGGTAAGCGAAAGAATGGCAGAAGGTTGTTTAAATCAATTGGGTGTTGTTATTGTTTTTGACATTGATTCATTTTCTAGGAAAACAATTTGAAATTgactttaaaaataaagaatttgatGGGAAGGAGAAGAAAGTCACGGTGGTGAGAAAAATATCTTTTATCTTCCATGATGATTCTATTTCATTTGATAGACGATCATCTTGAACCGTTGTTGATGTTCCGCTATGTGTGAAGTATGATTGTGCAACTATTTTTGAAGATTCATCGCCTTTATCATGaccttttatttcttcaaaCATAATGCATTGTGGATATCTTATAATGTCACTTTCATCCTTCTTGATCTCAATGTAGAAGTACAAACTGTCATCATCTTCAATATAGGCAAGTAACCCTCTTTGAGTTGGTATTTAATGTCTAGTAACGTATCTTCTTTgtatactttcaatttactaaaCAAAATGTCCATCATTGCATCATGTTGTATTCTTACACCCTTGATCTGGTAATCTGTGAAATTATACTTTTCATCCCATTTTCCAATGTAATGGACGATTAGTGGTATTGATTCCATTTCTGAATTaacaagaaaaaaacaaaactatgtaagtatacataaagtatacaaAACACATAGAAATATAACAAATACAGAATCAAAAAGGTTGTAATACTGAATTAcggaatacaaaaaacatataggAAGTATAGTTCAATCACAtccaaaaattatattaatcaaattCTATAAATTATACCGAAAATAGACAGAAGGTATACCAAATCTCTAAAACCACTGAATACAAcattcataaattaaattattcaaaatccaatttaaaatcCCAAATTCTAGAAGGTATTTTGAAAATAGACAGAAGGTATACCAAATCTCTAAAACCATTGAATATAACATtcagaaattaaattattcacAATCCAATCGAAATTCCCAAATTCTAGAAGGTATATTGAAAATAGACAGAAGGTATACCAAATCTCTACAACCACTGAATATAACATTCAGAAATTAACttattcaaaattatattaaaattcctTAATTCTAGAaggtattaaaaaaaatagacagAAGGTATACCAAATCTCTAAAACCactaaatataacattaataaattaaaaaaatacagtcAACATGATGAAAATAATGCAAATAATATAAGCATATAGAgattatatagaaaatatacaatattaaattaaaaaaattaaataaatgaaataagaaaatttgTATTGATTTTATCTCTAAATTCAGCAGAGctgaaattaaatcaaaaccGATTTGATTTCAGCGGAGctgaaatcaaatcaaaatctttCAACGGAGctgaaatcaaataaaaaatgaaattttttataagaaataaaaaaatatatcaagtactaaaaaaatactaaattaaataataaatacaaaaataaaaatacgaaAATACAGAGGGGAGTCTCTTATTCAAAACGCTTCCGCTGAAATCAAAATCACCTTCGTTATTTAGATCTGAgaattgaaaaatcaaattttattgaAGAATCACCTTTATTATTTCGTCATTTCAAATCTGAGAGACAAATTTCAGAGACAAATTTATTGTTTGAGGAGAGAAAGTTTGATCTCAGAGAAATTGAGATGTTAGGATTTTGAGCTGAGAGAAAATTTGATATGGAAAACACGTGTTGGTTGAGaattatattacaaaataaGTGCTAACTTTTGTTTAGAAATCTAATTAAGTGTTGTCcctaattaattttatctttccGTAATTATGGGATTATTTTTCCCTTTTcctatatttttcattttttcccaATTAAGTTTGGATCCAAAAAGAGCTCATCCAATTCAAACTGAGTTTGATGAAACCAGAGAAACAAAAAGCATTATATCAATGAATACCTCAAATTTACATAGAAAAATTTTAGTTATACATCAAATGATTCGTAACTATTAATTTTCTCCAATATcctatttttagttaatttttaaaaagacttTCCATTAATTTAAGTCTAAAACTAAATGATTGATGCAAATAGTGATCATATAATTTCCATATATTGTGATTCCTCATGCATAATCTTTTGTTTCCATGAATCATCCAAACCTTGTTGTAATATACATGTACATAATCATCTAACTATTGTTGTAATTTATGAtctcttcaaaaaaaaaatcattgtaatatattgtttatataatttttagagGAAGGTACgttgttattttcttttaaaacttatttaaaaaaatagtgtaatttttaaaaattacaatttttatttgatcACTTTAAGCACTTTTAACCTGCTTTTAATTCTATTTACATTAATACTGAAAATTTAACTCAATGTCTGCAACAAAACAAACCAACGAACCATTTATGATGTCCGCATCTAGGTAGGTTGTGGCGCTGCCATTCTTTTATGGCTAGACTTAGAGCAAATTGTTAGGAGACAGGTCTCTTCAAGCACGctttatttcactttttagcgataacaTTCATATCAACAATGGTGCGAGTGACGGAAGCAGCAAATAAATGATGATTCAATCCATTGCTTCACAATCTTCAGAAGTGACTGAAGGAGGTGGTGGAGCAGGGCGGATTGGGGATGGTGGCGGAGAAGGAGGCGGAGGTGGTCTTTTTGATAACATGGGATCAGAAAATTAACCCAGTCAATCAAGCTTTGTTCTAGACTAACTTATAGGTTTTCAGATCATGCTTCTTAAACCTGTACAGCTGTGCTGTACCACTTGGATCAATGTTGTAAAAATGAAGTTGataactttaaataaattaattaatatgattGCTTACAGGACTGCGATAGAAGAACCTTCAAATAAGGCAGTGCAAGAATCAAACTAATGTTGGCATATCACCCACTAACTGCACAAATAATAAATGGGGATGAAACTCATTACCATCTGCCAGGCTACAAAATTGAGGATGATACGCAGAGAATAGATGAGATTGTACGAGAATCCGTTTAGTAGCTGCATAAAGGCATGTATCTTTTCTTTCGCCTCCAAACGAAAAAGATACAAACATTTAGAtcgatatttaaaacaaataaacgaAAGAAGACAAAGATGTGAACAATCCAACAGCTCGAGTGCACACCACTGCAGTTGCAAGGCCAACACTTGTAACAAATACAACTAGAATGATATCTGTCATGGTGCTACCGAAGCAATGATCCAATACAACATAGTGGAATAGCACGTTTTCTTCACACACGAAAATGATGCTCTTAGAGTAGCTTATTGACTATACCGCTGTTCCGCTAAGGCAGGCTGAATAAACTACACTCAGAACACACTTGGAACTTGGAAGGATTCAACAtacaaatttcaaatcaaaCGAGTTTccagaacaaaaataaaaaaaaatgatcttACTATCAAATGCACAATCTGATCTATTAATTGATCAGAGAAACACCATGAAtaagtgtgtgtgtgtatatatatatatatatatacatatacatgtGTGTGTGTGCGTGCGCGCGTTCTCACGCGTGAACTTAGTTTTCAATACTGGTCATGGTGCATTTCCAATATGACATAAAGAAAAACTATAAATGTCTAAAATTTATTGTATAAACTTATTCACAATAGGtctcaaataaaagaaatactagtataaaatatataaaacaattttcataaaataaaaattaattttgaatcttGCAAATAAAGAATTTATGAATAAAGAAAGTTTTTCTCTCTTAtgaatttgtttggtttgattctcAAATAGTTAGAATCTACAAAGATTTGATGAAAACCGAAAGGACCCCTCCAATTTCAAAGACAGCTAAAATGaacaatatttatataataaaattatatattctaCTAATATCTAAAGCAGACACTCGGAAGGATTCAACATAAGAACTACAATTTCTAATGAGTTTctagaagaaaaattaaaattaaatgaattttctatcaaaatcaaaatgcaCAATCTGATCAATTAATTTATCAGATAAACATCATAAATcacatttctatttttataagaaaaactCGAACAAGCAGTTTATAAACAGATATTAAACTGGACTGCTAATTGAAAGCTCATGGCAATTTTTGCAGTTTCTAATTCCAGTCAAGTGCAATTCCTCAACAGACCTCAATGCTCCTACCAAAAACCAAAATTGACCCTAGGAAATCCTCAGTAACCTCCAATTTTATAAACTGTGTACTGTAAATCATGAAAAGGAGATTAAATACATAAGAAGAGTTGGACATACTTGCCGTATAATCTTATGGCCGACACGACAATGTTATGAAGCAGCAGCCTCGCCAGCAGATGATACCACAGTTCTTCGTAAAGGCCGATTTGTTTTCTTCACATATGAAGAATTCCACTCTCCACCATCTTGAGAATAGTAATCCATGGGATATTCACCGCCATTACTACATGCAGAACATGACTTATCACAATGGCCACAAGCTGGAGTCTTCTCCCACCAACCTGGCAAGTCCCCAAGTGCAATCTCAGCCTCAAAAGGCGTCAAAAGTGGCTTCTTAAACGCCGCTCCCCAATCAATAGAAAGACGAGGACAAGCAACTTGAATCCACGCATCAACACAATCCTCAAACAACGCAATCCTAACAGGACTAATCTCAGACATCAAAAAGACCGTGTAAGAAAGCCCTTTCTCTACCATCTTCTTCTCCAACCTATCTAAAATCCTCGGATTCCCCTGCCGACCCAACGTCCCCAATATAACCCCCCAATTTTTAGCATCCTTAGCCGTCTCTATAGCCCCCTTCCTCACATCCTTCATCCCACGATGATCATACTCCTCCAAAAACAGCTTCCCCAAATAAGGATCATACCTAAACGTCCTAATCCCGGGATTCGCAATCATAAACGCCTCCAAATGAAACCGCCCATCCGCAACAAAAACCGCAACCGTCTCATCAAAATCTCCACCTATCCTAGGCGCCGTACAACCCAAAACTTCCCCAGCTGACAAAGGCTTTGACTGAGGCACCAAAACAGAAAGACCCAACCTTTCCAACTCGGGTTTCGCCTCTCTAATAGCCGAAGCAAACTGAATAGTACCCGCAAGCACAACGCGTCGATAATCCATCAAATTAATCTCAACAGTACTAACCAAACACTCAACATCAATCCTAATCTCAACAAAAACATAAAGACACGGAATCTTCGTATTATCAATAGGAACTAAACAGCTATGACCATAATGAATTAAAAGATCACAACCCAATGCCAATGCAGAAAAATCATCAACACAACACGCACCGTACGTCACGTCGCCGAGGATAAAACAGTGCGTAACGCCGGCGAATGCGGTGAAGATGTCGGACAGAACAAGTGAGTATAAAAGTAAACCCTCGGGGAGCTGAAGAGCGAGTCGCTTGGCGTTTGCGGAGCGGATTCTGTGGACGCATTTGTGAATTTCTAAATTGTAATTCTTGGGTAAGAGTGCGATTGCTGCGTTGAGTGATGGGTCGTTGAGAATCGAGTCGGGGATTTGGTTTTTTATGAAACGTTTCGGGGGCGCTGGTTTGGGTTTGGTTGAGAGTTGAAGAGCTTGTATATTTTGATCGATGCTCTCCATAACCAAACAAAATGCAAAATTTATGAGCTTGGAATACTGATTGGTTTGCTGTTCAGTTGAATTGCAGTAAAGTTTCGA includes:
- the LOC126661308 gene encoding 2-(3-amino-3-carboxypropyl)histidine synthase subunit 1, with protein sequence MVYSISKLYCNSTEQQTNQYSKLINFAFCLVMESIDQNIQALQLSTKPKPAPPKRFIKNQIPDSILNDPSLNAAIALLPKNYNLEIHKCVHRIRSANAKRLALQLPEGLLLYSLVLSDIFTAFAGVTHCFILGDVTYGACCVDDFSALALGCDLLIHYGHSCLVPIDNTKIPCLYVFVEIRIDVECLVSTVEINLMDYRRVVLAGTIQFASAIREAKPELERLGLSVLVPQSKPLSAGEVLGCTAPRIGGDFDETVAVFVADGRFHLEAFMIANPGIRTFRYDPYLGKLFLEEYDHRGMKDVRKGAIETAKDAKNWGVILGTLGRQGNPRILDRLEKKMVEKGLSYTVFLMSEISPVRIALFEDCVDAWIQVACPRLSIDWGAAFKKPLLTPFEAEIALGDLPGWWEKTPACGHCDKSCSACSNGGEYPMDYYSQDGGEWNSSYVKKTNRPLRRTVVSSAGEAAAS